A genomic region of Raphanus sativus cultivar WK10039 chromosome 6, ASM80110v3, whole genome shotgun sequence contains the following coding sequences:
- the LOC108811870 gene encoding E3 ubiquitin-protein ligase UPL5 yields the protein MPSPSSSSSWVLPLSSCDSPRLDFFLRVLADGEVLLIEAGRNERVSDVLERIRNKKKKKIPGFEFEELRLLYRGRQIRTDQLLCDCNIEKNTLVFLLVGPSPNPSWPAVDSLLDTTCRVYQGLDVDNGDISEKLNLFFHNIPWYEEKLAFEYLQLLSASSLPTALAMLYSSSREDFARDSIHKFLSKCRDLPSTSHPYILPIILELCSLLKKVRPEKKLYMACWNVFASMSDCVSICGCGEGMKSFITKAVVSFSMEVAILLQNTTVVENMTHAELFDELLASVGKVLEDESLLGSHHLSALESVCALSSCFYPSRKEELIGVLSSSKTSLCSLIIRFAEKGTDHQWLNEYKELTNFEARRHLAMLMVPNVNIFNKEIIRVHRDNLLEESFEQISGASFESLHHGISVEFIDEQGVGDGVTREWIQLACNEIFFSKEVKEEEEEEEEVEEEEEVDRPFHVPCSDFTRRFSPNPGFMEWDKFEFAGRLMGLALMHNMQVNVLLDRAFFLHLAGMVIGLEDIKETEPTLHKFLKELLEGDGFDAADLRFEIDIQKGKEFSLEQLCEDGSLMKVTKENAGKYVHLYLQHRFVQSISKQTSFFAKGLSDMLLGCAVHTSFFQVLSLEDFDLIFGGDRIGIRVEDWKKHTIYGGGDYGYQATDKEILWFWEVVDGMSNKKQMNLLKFWTSTTYLPHGGIRALPKKLKIMRIEDQKYPTSSTCMYMLKLPAYETFDMMKFYLEIVTEDKICTGFGMQ from the exons ATGCCGTCGCCATCGTCATCCTCTTCATGGGTGTTGCCGCTGTCTTCTTGTGATTCTCCAAGATTGGATTTTTTCCTCAGGGTTTTAGCAGATGGAGAGGTTCTGCTGATTGAAGCAGGAAGAAACGAGAGAGTGAGTGATGTACTGGAGAGAATcaggaacaagaagaagaagaagattccaGGGTTTGAGTTTGAGGAGCTAAGATTACTCTACCGCGGTAGACAGATACGAACCGACCAGCTTCTCTGCGATTGCAACATTGAAAAGAATACATTGGTGTTTCTGCTTGTTGGTCCTAGTCCTAATCCCTCCTGGCCTGCAGTTGATTCTCTTCTTGACACTACGTGCAGAGTGTACCAAGGACTGGATGTTGACAACGGTGATATCAGTGAAAAGCTCAACTTGTTCTTTCACAACATTCCTTGGTACGAGGAAAAGTTAGCTTTTGAATATCTACAGCTTCTCTCAGCTTCCTCACTTCCAACTGCTCTTGCCATGTTGTACTCTTCCTCCAGGGAAGATTTTGCCAGAGATTCCATTCACAAGTTCCTCTCAAAATGCAGAGACTTGCCCAGTACGTCACACCCTTACATCCTACCCATAATACTCGAGCTCTGTAGCTTGCTTAAGAAAGTCCGCCCCGAGAAGAAGCTCTACATGGCTTGCTGGAATGTGTTCGCTTCCATGTCAGATTGTGTCTCCATCTGCGGCTGCGGCGAGGGCATGAAGTCGTTCATTACAAAGGCTGTCGTCTCGTTTAGTATGGAGGTAGCTATTTTACTTCAGAACACTACCGTTGTTGAGAATATGACACATGCTGAGTTGTTTGATGAACTATTGGCATCTGTGGGGAAAGTTTTGGAAGATGAATCGCTGTTAGGGTCACACCATTTGTCTGCTCTTGAATCTGTTTGTGCCTTATCTAGTTGCTTCTACCCCTCTCGTAAAGAAGAACTTATTGGTGTTCTAAGCTCTAGTAAGACTTCACTCTGCAGTCTTATCATCAGATTTGCAGAGAAGGGTACTGACCACCAGTGGTTAAATGAGTATAAGGAGTTGACTAACTTCGAAGCTAGGAGGCATTTAGCGATGTTGATGGTTCCTAACGTGAATATATTCAACAAGGAGATTATCAGAGTTCACAGGGATAATCTATTAGAGGAATCTTTCGAGCAAATAAGTGGTGCAAGCTTTGAGTCACTCCATCACGGGATTTCTGTAGAGTTTATAGATGAACAAGGTGTAGGGGATGGTGTTACACGAGAGTGGATCCAGCTTGCGTGTAAtgagattttcttttctaaagaagtaaaagaagaggaagaagaagaggaagaagtagaagaagaggaagaagttgaTCGTCCATTCCACGTTCCATGTTCTGACTTTACAAGAAGGTTCTCCCCAAATCCAG GATTCATGGAATGGGATAAGTTTGAGTTTGCAGGGCGTTTGATGGGTCTTGCACTGATGCATAATATGCAAGTGAACGTGCTTCTTGACCGTGCCTTTTTCTTACATCTTGCTGGAATGGTAATCGGCTTAGAAGATATCAAGGAAACAGAACCAACCCTTCACAAGTTTTTGAAGGAATTGTTAGAAGGAGATGGTTTTGATGCTGCTGATTTGAGATTTGAGATCGACATTCAGAAAGGGAAAGAGTTCTCCTTAGAGCAGTTGTGTGAAGATGGTTCCTTAATGAAGGTTACAAAAGAAAATGCAGGCAAGTATGTGCATCTATATCTCCAGCATCGATTTGTGCAGTCTATCTCCAAACAGACATCTTTCTTTGCAAAGGGCTTGAGTGATATGCTTCTGGGTTGTGCGGTTCATACATCATTCTTCCAAGTGTTGAGTTTGGAAGATTTTGATCTCATTTTTGGGGGAGATCGAATTGGTATCAGGGTGGAAGATTGGAAGAAGCATACTATATATGGAGGAGGGGACTATGGATACCAAGCCACTGATAAAGAGATTTTGTGGTTCTGGGAAGTAGTTGATGGGATGAGTAACAAGAAGCAGATGAACTTATTGAAGTTTTGGACATCAACGACATATCTACCCCATGGAGGAATTAGGGCCTTACCAAAAAAGCTTAAAATTATGAGAATTGAAGACCAGAAATATCCTACCTCTTCCACGTGTATGTATATGCTCAAACTCCCTGCATATGAGACCTTTGATATGATGAAGTTCTACCTTGAGATTGTCACTGAAGATAAAATCTGCACAGGATTTGGGATGCAATGA
- the LOC108812837 gene encoding zinc finger CCCH domain-containing protein 21 encodes MPPKQQPKADLAKKQKQVEDKTFGLKNKNKSKNVQKYVQSLKQSVQPKPDASKVAAKKKKEEEKAREQELNELFKVAISQPKVPVGVDPKSILCEFFKAGQCQKGFKCKFSHDLNIQRKGEKIDIYSDKRDEDGDMEEWDQETLEKVVESKKNEYNQNKPTDIVCKYFLDAVEKKQYGWFWACPNGGKECHYRHALPPGYILKSQMKALLEEESQKMPVEEEIENERAKLKTATQMTPALFMEWKRKKIAERDAGLAASQAERAKNDRMSGRELFLSNASLFVDDAEAFEEYQRDKEEEEIDQKEKNKETEAGTSKSSVVDGEQKEDEDNDDEDDDDDDLDMDELDELEASLSKASIQISEPKNEGSSS; translated from the exons atgccTCCAAAGCAACAACCAAAGGCAGATTTGGCGAAAAAGCAGAAGCAAGTGGAAGACAAGACATTCGGTCTgaaaaacaagaacaagagcaagaATGTTCAGAAGTATGTCCAGAGTCTCAAGCAATCTGTTCAACCAAAACCCGACGCTTCTAAAGTTGCAGCCAAG aaaaagaaagaggaagagaaagcgAGAGAACAGGAGTTGAATGAGTTGTTCAAGGTTGCCATTAGTCAGCCCAAAGTTCCTGTTG GTGTGGATCCAAAGTCCATCTTGTGTGAGTTTTTCAAGGCGGGGCAGTGTCAAAAGGGTTTCAAGTGCAAGTTCTCTCATGATTTGAACATTCAAAGGAAGGGTGAGAAGATCGATATCTACAGCGACAAGCGTGATGAAG ATGGAGATATGGAGGAGTGGGATCAAGAGACCCTTGAGAAGGTTGTGGAATCGAAGAAAAATGAATACAACCAGAACAAGCCAACTGATATT gtTTGCAAGTATTTTCTGGACGCGGTGGAAAAGAAACAGTATGGGTGGTTCTGGGCTTGCCCCAATGGTGGCAAAGAGTGTCATTACAGACACGCTCTTCCTCCTGGCTATATCCTTAAATCTCAGATGAAGGCGCTCTTGGAAGAGGAGTCACAAAAGATGCCAGTTGAAGAAGAAATCGAAAATGAG CGTGCAAAACTGAAAACGGCAACACAAATGACACCTGCGCTATTTATGGAatggaagaggaagaaaatAGCTGAGAGAGATGCAGGTTTGGCTGCTTCTCAGGCGGAGAGAGCTAAGAACGACCGTATGAG CGGTCGGGAGCTGTTTCTGTCGAATGCAAGCTTGTTTGTGGATGATGCTGAGGCTTTTGAAGAATACCAGAGGgacaaagaagaggaagagattGACCAAAAG GAAAAGAACAAAGAAACAGAGGCAGGGACAAGCAAGAGTAGTGTTGTTGATGGTGAacagaaagaagatgaagataatgatgatgaagatgatgatgatgatgatttggaCATGGATGAGCTTGATGAATTGGAAGCAAGCTTGTCGAAAGCGTCGATCCAGATTAGTGAGCCAAAGAATGAAGGATCATCATCTTGA
- the LOC108806334 gene encoding uncharacterized protein LOC108806334 isoform X2 codes for MSNWSNELMDRDVGIYSGEGTSGTAKRSESFAKEVKHMESVMNFKRSGEGVVAVASTTYSLNELVEFLESPTVKIPVGALDVGTITPVEIWKAFQMSDRKRHFSTVLAFDVDVTPEASQLAEQLQVKVICGGGMLDTLHSQFKEHIEQLGEDLEIEDEAIFPGILSILTNAVFSKEDPIVLGVLVVEGFIKVGVPIAYVRTAGCLDLGRIAWIEKYQQPVDVASLGETVVIKIVASNPEEQRQARSFRSHYDINDNILVTRISRGSINALRDNHKDKLSYSDVKVLYDLKHVLNIK; via the exons ATGTCGAATTGGAGTAACGa GTTAATGGATCGAGATGTTGGTATTTATTCTGGAGAAGGAACCTCTGGGACGGCAAAGAGG tcCGAGAGCTTTGCAAAAGAAGTCAAGCATATGGAATCTGTGATGAATTTTAAGAGAAGTGGCGAGGGAGTTGTTGCTGTAGCTTCTACCACTTATTCGTTGAATGAATTGGTCGAGTTCTTGGAATCCCCGACGGTGAAGATTCCTGTTGGAGCTCTAGACGTAGGAACGATCACCCCAGTGGAGATCTGGAAGGCCTTTCAAATGAGTGATCGCAAACGGCACTTCTCCACTGTCTTGGCCTTTGATGTAGACGTTACCCCTGAGGCAAGTCAACTCGCGGAACAGTTGCAAGTCAAAGTCATCTGTGGCGGCGGTATGCTTGATACGTTGCACTCCCAGTTCAAAGAGCATATCGAACAGCTGGGAGAGGACCTAGAAATTGAGGATGAAGCAATCTTCCCTGGCATCCTCAGCATCTTAACCAACGCTGTGTTCAGCAAGGAAGACCCTATTGTCCTCGGAGTCTTAGTTGTTGAAGGTTTCATTAAG gtAGGAGTTCCCATAGCCTATGTGCGAACTGCTGGTTGTCTGGATTTAGGACGTATTGCATGGATTGAGAAATACCAACAACCCGTCGATGTTGCTAGTCTAGGCGAGACCGTTGTTATCAAG ATTGTTGCATCAAACCCGGAAGAACAGAGACAAGCACGTAGCTTTAGAAGCCATTATGACATTAATGATAATATCCTTGTCACTCGTATTTCTAGGGGATCTATCAATGCCCTCCGAGATAATCACAAG GATAAACTATCCTATAGCGACGTGAAAGTGCTGTATGATCTCAAACACGTTCTCAATATCAAGTAA
- the LOC108806334 gene encoding uncharacterized protein LOC108806334 isoform X1 → MSNWSNDVTRLMDRDVGIYSGEGTSGTAKRSESFAKEVKHMESVMNFKRSGEGVVAVASTTYSLNELVEFLESPTVKIPVGALDVGTITPVEIWKAFQMSDRKRHFSTVLAFDVDVTPEASQLAEQLQVKVICGGGMLDTLHSQFKEHIEQLGEDLEIEDEAIFPGILSILTNAVFSKEDPIVLGVLVVEGFIKVGVPIAYVRTAGCLDLGRIAWIEKYQQPVDVASLGETVVIKIVASNPEEQRQARSFRSHYDINDNILVTRISRGSINALRDNHKDKLSYSDVKVLYDLKHVLNIK, encoded by the exons ATGTCGAATTGGAGTAACGa TGTGACTAGGTTAATGGATCGAGATGTTGGTATTTATTCTGGAGAAGGAACCTCTGGGACGGCAAAGAGG tcCGAGAGCTTTGCAAAAGAAGTCAAGCATATGGAATCTGTGATGAATTTTAAGAGAAGTGGCGAGGGAGTTGTTGCTGTAGCTTCTACCACTTATTCGTTGAATGAATTGGTCGAGTTCTTGGAATCCCCGACGGTGAAGATTCCTGTTGGAGCTCTAGACGTAGGAACGATCACCCCAGTGGAGATCTGGAAGGCCTTTCAAATGAGTGATCGCAAACGGCACTTCTCCACTGTCTTGGCCTTTGATGTAGACGTTACCCCTGAGGCAAGTCAACTCGCGGAACAGTTGCAAGTCAAAGTCATCTGTGGCGGCGGTATGCTTGATACGTTGCACTCCCAGTTCAAAGAGCATATCGAACAGCTGGGAGAGGACCTAGAAATTGAGGATGAAGCAATCTTCCCTGGCATCCTCAGCATCTTAACCAACGCTGTGTTCAGCAAGGAAGACCCTATTGTCCTCGGAGTCTTAGTTGTTGAAGGTTTCATTAAG gtAGGAGTTCCCATAGCCTATGTGCGAACTGCTGGTTGTCTGGATTTAGGACGTATTGCATGGATTGAGAAATACCAACAACCCGTCGATGTTGCTAGTCTAGGCGAGACCGTTGTTATCAAG ATTGTTGCATCAAACCCGGAAGAACAGAGACAAGCACGTAGCTTTAGAAGCCATTATGACATTAATGATAATATCCTTGTCACTCGTATTTCTAGGGGATCTATCAATGCCCTCCGAGATAATCACAAG GATAAACTATCCTATAGCGACGTGAAAGTGCTGTATGATCTCAAACACGTTCTCAATATCAAGTAA
- the LOC108806247 gene encoding uncharacterized protein LOC108806247 encodes MSQRESEYRIRRATASYLREKGEVLEEESITREYGLYTAMNNVMRCLKKPQEEEEEEEGVYAIASTFGYLYELVLHLTSPEVNIPVTGLGVGPVTPGDIRKATQLRKKHTTVLAFQVEVTPKASQQAQTLGVKIICGDTIQHLCQQFREFNKELGEDKKESESDVAQVSPCLLSILPKCVLNKEDPIVLGVYVVEGFVKVGTPLCIPNRAFVNIGRVAWIQKDQRPVEFAREGDMVIIKIVAADPKTQQGMLLGIDFDETDVLVSRTSRVAVYQVEINPSNGEKKIEQTNEMPSSFE; translated from the exons atgtCTCAAAGGGAGTCTGAGTATCGGATCCGACGAGCAACAGCTTCGTATCTGAGGGAAAAAGGAGAAGTTTTGGAGGAAGAGAGTATAACACGG GAGTACGGTTTGTACACTGCAATGAATAATGTGATGAGATGTCTGAAGAAGCCgcaggaagaggaggaggaggaggaaggggTTTATGCTATAGCTTCTACTTTTGGTTACTTGTACGAGTTGGTCCTACATTTGACATCACCGGAGGTGAATATTCCTGTTACTGGTCTTGGCGTTGGACCAGTCACCCCTGGGGATATAAGGAAGGCCACTCAACTGAGGAAGAAACATACCACCGTCTTGGCGTTTCAAGTCGAGGTGACTCCGAAGGCGTCTCAACAAGCTCAAACTTTGGGAGTCAAAATCATCTGTGGCGACACCATCCAACACCTGTGCCAACAGTTTCGGGAGTTTAACAAGGAACTGGGAGAGGATAAGAAGGAGTCAGAGAGTGATGTAGCACAAGTCTCCCCATGCCTCCTCTCCATCTTACCCAAGTGCGTGCTCAACAAGGAAGACCCAATTGTCTTGGGAGTTTATGTTGTTGAGGGTTTTGTTAAG GTAGGGACTCCCTTATGCATTCCAAACCGAGCTTTTGTCAATATAGGACGGGTTGCATGGATTCAGAAGGACCAGCGACCCGTCGAGTTTGCCAGGGAAGGCGATATGGTGATTATCAAG ATTGTTGCTGCTGACCCCAAAACACAACAAGGGATGTTGCTGGGAATAGATTTTGACGAAACAGATGTGCTCGTCAGTCGCACCTCCAGGGTAGCTGTCTACCAGGTCGAGATCAACCCGTCaaatggagaaaaaaaaatagaacaaacaAACGAAATGCCCTCATCATTTGAGTGA